Below is a genomic region from Raphanus sativus cultivar WK10039 chromosome 4, ASM80110v3, whole genome shotgun sequence.
gaacattagtgatttaatgtaagtttaactataaagtataaatgtgtatttaatttaaaattttacaaaataaatgttaggtccaataaaatgtttctattttaataagatagacgtGTCAATGGGAAACACACAAGTCAAAAAacctcttcttttgttttttctccCAGTTATAGCCAGcaaaactcatatattagtAATTGTTAGTTGATGGATTCAAGTACGTTGGGATTCAGTGAGCTTAAgttcaattatttattgtttattaatACGATATTGTCTACTTTAATTTTAAGAGGCAAGTCTGCatagatttatttttggttttcttccCAAAAAGTCCCATACTAATATAATTAgaacttctctttatatattagatattcTTTGTCTAATTATCCGATGTGAACTTAATTTGATATTTCACATTCCCTTCCTCAAACTAAGGATCATATTCATTTCGTATCCCACAACTGACTTCCAGAATTTTCTAATTTGATCTCTATCACACACACCTCTTATTCCTAACTCATAGGATATACCATTCATCACTCGAAAGATATTTAGGTATTCTTGCAGATTTCTCGTCAACCGCTCAGATACCAATTATTGGGATTTAGTGAATCCATTTCCAACTCTTATTGACTATTAGTATAATATTGTCCATTTTAAACTTAAGAGATAAgtccgcatggatttacttttggtttccttcCCAAAAAACCTCATACTAATATAGTTGgacttctttttatatattagacattcATTGTCTAATTATATGATGTGAGACTTAGTTTGATATTTcacaaaattcatttttttacagtatttgatttagtttttttttcaataatatatacatatagcctaatttttttgaaatagcTAATAAATTAAAGACTAGCCCCCAAAGAGATTAATTAAAACAAccgaaaacatatattttaaattttaaaaaacatccATAACAAGCTTTGTTTTACTTTCAGCCGCGCAATTTTACCTTCGCTAATATCTCTGGTGACAGGTGTTTTCACTACCACCGTGAGAGAGATCACATTCTATATAACgaatttctttttgttattatttcttttgcttAACATGTGGTGGGTGTTCAGTGCGTGGAGGGAGCGTTGAGAGCggatacttttattttatgttgtgGTTTGTCTATATATAAGGGTGGACTTACCACCGTAATTTCTAGTACTGAGAGTTGCTTTCTATTCTatgaatatctaattttttaatttattttgtttcaaaaaaatactGATATCTGGTATTTCagatatccaaaaaaaattacaaatattaaaaaatattaaaaaatatctatGGATATCTTATCCACTTTTTAAtgcaaataaatttagaaaaacatattttaaaaataatataaaattaaaataaatattagtgaGACTATATGTTTCAttaattgataaattaattaaatgtttatataaaataataaaattatagattttatattcatttcttaatttaatacttctataagtaattttattaataaaattatatgttaaaatatataaaattattcatttacacttctatattttattgtatttatacatatatttttataaaagcaAGAACGGATTGAATATCTGACACtgaaatttttagtatttgtgattttattttttaacggatattgattttttaatatttacttcgaagagttacggatatctaattttttagaTCGAATCGAAATAAATAACTAATTGAATCAAAATTAACAGATAAAATGTCCAATCTTATGGTTAAATGTTTTGATATTCCTGTTAACACATGTccattaatatttttctttgataacgatccattaaaatttaatgtgtaTACTATCATAATCTTATAGtctattaatataatattttaggaCTAAATATAACGAACCAAAAATTTATGACATTTTAAATGCACAAATATCACTAATCTAAGTGACTAGAAGATGAGATTTAaagtaaattaacaaaataaaataaaaatcaacaaaagttaaaaaaaaaaattaatcaacaAAAACTGGAATGAGAGACAAATGGGTTAAGAagttatgtgatcaaatactaACATGCGATGCTAACACGATCAATCATTGCTAATTTATAGGCGTGTGTTTACTAATTTAAGCTAATCGACATCCATAATACCAATTATATCCTAGTCTTGCAGTTAACATAAACTTCTATTGGCCTATCACAAGTTGGAATGCCATTCCAGTTAGATATAATGGCCACTAAACACGTTAGACATCAACTTCTATGGACTAAACATGCAAAACACTTAATTAATCTATTCAAATATTTCATCAAACATCTTCCGGCCATAAATTGCATAACATCTATGTTTCTTTTTCAAGTTCATGTCCGACTTTTGAAGGTCTATTAGTATGATATTATTCATTTTGGGATATTGTTCATTTTGGGTTCAATAAACAAAGCTTTTGCggatttaattttaatttttttcctaaaaaatTTCGTATTAATTAGAGttggatatttttttatatattaacattATCTGTCTAGACTTTCATTGTAAAGTTTATATTCACAACAATCTAGATCAAGAGATCATTTTTAATACtattagatggcaaaaaaaaccTAGCAATAAACAcactaattaaataaaagttgaaAGAACATGTATTATCATGTGTGTTAATGGGAGCTACAAGAGGTGCATGAAACACACAAACAGTTGTAGAATAGTTAATGCCACGAGTTGTCATGAAGTGTTGACGTGGAATTGGGTTCTTATTAAGAGAAATAGTCATGTGGGCTTCAAGAATATAAGAGGAGCCATGTAGATCTTGTTTAAAATATAAGCCTAACTAATAAGAAGACCATAGTGGGCCTAATGAGCTTAGGATTTTAATCTCGAGGATCATAAATAGGATGAGACGGTGATAGAAAGATTTATGCGCCTAGAGTTCTTTAGTGAGATGCATATGGATGTAAGTGGTGTCGTCCCACTAGTCAAACAAAGTATTTGATGCTTTCACAAGTGTGTTAGTTTATTTGTAATTGACGTGTGAAAGTTGTTCTTTCAACTTAATTGTGCGAAGATGTTACCATCAAAGTTGTGGAACTGATAAGATGAAAATTCACAATGGAGAATCTCGTTGATGATTTCAGGATCCAAAATAACAACATACATAATTAAATGCATCTTTACTAATATAGCTTAGATCTACAATGAAATCTTTTTGCTCAGTTCAGGAGGAAGTTGAGAGAAGTTTCAGATTTTATGTTATCATTGATAAAAGGATCCAACTTATGGAATAAGATGCTTTACAAAATGAAGAAGTCATGAGGTGATTTTGAATATCTTTATGGAAGGTGAGAATTCTGGTGGATACACGGTCCAAAAATCTGAATCATCATGAGCAAGGAAGGTGAAGATTTGAGAAAACAGACCAATCAACAAGACGGAAaagaatttgaaaaaaaaaaagagttttcataaaaaaaagttatagtcTAACTGGTGTGAGATCTTGTCATCACTAAAAAAATACTACTGTGTGAAGATTTACCTCTATTGGTCGATGTGAAAGAGGAGAATGACGCTATGATGTGGGATGAATAGTGGAAAAGAATAATGAAGCAAAAGATAGAGACTCTTCATATAGAGTCAAATTTTATGTGGGAGTAATAAAGGGTGAATATTGGCCTAAACGAATGAGGATGAAACATTTGGACAAGTCTTTGGGTAAGCAGCCTCTAGAGTCAGGAATCAACAGTTGCTTCAGGATGTTCAAATGCAGCAAAAAATATACCAGAAATGCGTTTTGCCTCAGAGCAGTCTTTGTAAAAAGCAAAGAAGCTTCATGGTAGAAGGAAATATTAGTACTGATCGCTGGTGAAAGGGGTCTATGGTTGCCAGAAAGAATTCTCATATGATGTGTGACAGTGAGACAGTATTGCGATACATGCAATCAATGTAATTCAATCAGCAAGAGAGTTATGATTTAGTCTCACGAGTGAGGAAGATTTATCCTGAGATCAGAAAGTACTTATCTTAGTCTTCGAGCATGGTTGATTACATTCTTTGAATTCAAGATAGAGCTATGACTTCTGAAAATTTGTCTTAAGAAGAGGTTGCATTGCAGGGAAAGTCCATGAGGAAGCTTGTTGAGTCGTCTCTTACATTGTCTCTTGTTAGTCAATTTGGTGAAAAACGGAACCGGGTAAAGTTATTAGAAAAGGGTTCCAAAGGCTTGGAGTATGATGATGTCCTGATGTGTGTtgtaaatgtatatttataggCTTCCACAGTTTTGGTTTGTATATTCATAAGATCTGTAAATTATATTATCTTGGCTGATGTAAAGCTGCAATTACAGAGTGATATTGTGATATTGTATGGTCTGATATCTGAAACGCATCAAGTTGTAGTATAGAACACAAAGGAAGGTTGATAGAAACAAGATATATTCTATACTCTTTCTGTGTGTAAAACGAGAAGCAATCACCACCAATAAGCAATCAGCCCATCCAACTACTCAACAATCCAAATGTAAAACGATTACTCTTATATAGTCAAGGCCCATTAGCAAACTCTTAACAAACTCCTAACTTCCTTGCCAAGTTATCAAtcctcttttttctcttttcgaTAGTTCTTCCACCTCATCTccttgtttcttctttcttctcacaTAAACCCTTGATAGCATATCAAAAGCATACTGAATTTATCAGAGAGAAAATCCCTGAATCTATGTTGGATCTCAGATTTAACGGTCTTGGTTGGATTTTATTGCTTGAAATATGCAGGAATTTAGTGTTCAAGATTAGTTTGGATCTCTGCACTACGGTTACTATTTTATCTGGTGAAAGCCTATGTGATGACTCACACTCTAGATGAGAAGTTGGTCGGGATCAATCTGTGATATGAGTTGTCTCAGAGTAGCTTCCGCTGAAAATATATGGAACACATGAAATTCTTGCAAGTGTTCACTAAAGAACTATTCATGGTTCAATGTTAGTTTACATACTCCACATgagaaagtgttttttttttttgcggctGGCTCGGATCATGTTCCTACTGGCTAAAGCGGTACCATTCTGTTGACGAAACAATCTTTTTCTGAGCTCTTTCATGTGGTTTTCACTGTATCCACAAGGATTGAGTTGAAGCTCTTTGATTGTTGGAAACGAGTCTTTAAATATAGAAGGGGAGAAAAAGTGATGAAGGAATTATTGGTCATGAAGAAGCGGTCAAATTATTATCCGTTTATGAGTGCAACTAAAAAATTCATTCGCATATTGATGATTAAAACAAATCCATTCTCTATCGTTTTATTAATGAAAGggacatataaataataaaaaaccaTTCTCTATAGTCTCATTAACGAAAggacaaatataaaaaaaacaaacttaacGTTAAACTGTAAAACCAATGCTGCAGAAATTGAGTCTCTTGGTATGTCTTGTGTAACTCCACAATCGGTGGGTTTAAAAGAAACCAGTCGTGAAGAATGATCATAACCAACCAAGAAGTTATTCTGCGCTCTATTACCAAAAACGGCTTCTTCAGCACCACACAGAATAACCAGACAAATGTCTTGTCCAAAAGACATATACGTATTGTTTTTATCCAAAACAAGATCTGCACCTCCACTGAAATGCATTGTGATCACTGGAAAGACATCCAAGGTGTTCGTTTTGTAGCAAAGCGAGTTGTCCCCGTAAGTTACTCTTTCCGCTGTAACAAACTTCTCCACTGCCTCCCTCACTAGGCTGCAGTAGCTCGTGGGCAAGTAGGTTACAGCTGCTCCAGAATCTATGACTGTGTTCCCGTCTACGGCGTGAAACGGTGTCCCCAGTGTTTCAATGCGAGTTTCCTCAACGCTGACAGCGTCTAGGTTTAGGTAATAGGTACCAGGTTCCTCCTTCTTCGTAAACATAGGTGTTGATACAGTCCCATTCCCCGACACAATAGCGTTACGTCCAAAGTTGATCTTACTAGTTCCCTCAGGGGAGAAGCAGTAAGAAATAGCACCTAGCATGTTTTTGCCCATCTGAGAGATGAGTGATAAAGGCCCCCAGTTTAGGCCAACAATGCCAGAACCGGTTGTTTTAAACCCTGAGCTGTTGTGCGAACATCCAATAACTGTTTTAGGCATTACATAGGATTGGCCGGAAGTGGATTTGAGGGTGACAGTCTCTGATGCGAAGCTTCCTTTGGAGTAGCTTTTGTCTCCGTATATCAACTCATAATCACAAGAGGGGTCATTAGGGGTATTGCATTGTTTCTGTTTGTAGGTCGAGGACTTGGAAGGGTCGAATATGGGATTGCGTTGTTTGTAGCAGTTAAGACAAGGCAAACATTGTGTCCATACGTGCTCGCTTCCCGTGTCTAAGACTGCTTCGATCTCGACAGGAGGTGTACCGATTTGGAGTTTCATAAGATACTCGTAGGTATCAAAGACGAGGTCGGAGTAAGGTGATGATCGGAGTTGATCATCAGTATTAGAGCGttgagaagaagatgaattaGTGCGACGGTGGATTAGGTCCATGGTGAAGCCGCTGGGAGATGTTGATGATGAGGCTGTGGCAGTAATAAAGAGAAGAGCTGCAATGATTTGAAAAGAGAGTGTCATGCTCATCATTCTGGTTGCAAAAGACATGTTGATcgagtaatatttttttaggtttTGAGACACAATGCAACTTGCTGATTATTCATCATGCACATGTTTATACAGTATGGACTTCAGTCGTAATTGTTAATTCTCTTGATTTGTCATTTTCccaatttttttagttttcttttttgaatattttacattttgtttCTAAGAGTTTACTTTGCTTTTCTGTCAGTGACAAAAGAAACTTTGCTTTTCTGGTTTTTCATTTTTACGTTCTATTAGTGGAATTATCACCTTTATAGTTTTACGTAATTGTTAACTGTCCTGACTTGACAACTTTTCCAATTTTGCTGATTTGATTCCATTTCCGAATATGTTACATTTCCGAGTATGAACTTTATTCGTAATTGTTATGTTCCAAATGTTGTTATTTCCacttttgaatattttacaatttcGTTTCTAAGAGTTTACTATGGTTTTCtggtttttcattttttacatTCTGTTAATGGAATTATCACTAATTTTTCGTAATTGTTAACTGTCCTGACTGGACGACATTTGCAATTTTTCTGATTTGATTCCATTTCCGAATatgttataatttttcttttaaagttcACATTGATTTTTCTGGTTTTCCATTTTTTACATTAGGTATATTGGATATTATATCACTTTATTGTAGTGAAATGTTATTTAAGTAATTGTTCATAAACCCTTCTAAAAATTACAACGCTTTTAGGTAATTTAAAAAGGTAAGTTtactaatagatttttttttctttttactaatAGAATTTACAAgcagagaaagaaaaaggaatCAAGCTGCAAATAAATTATCTAAGAAGTCTCATGAAATGCATTCGTTATCACATAGTAACTAGgataacattaaaaaaaaaaattaaaatgattttgttttaagaattttaaaaatgatatgttGGTCgatttgttatataaatatatatagaagtttaacttgtttataattttttttacaaaaataaaaccgCATTCCATTTATTTACTAACTAATCAtgtaaatagatttatatttggttATCTTAAGTTAACTTAAtcaaatttagaattaaaaaatgtttttaatacatataactaaattattaaatttatagatataacTACATAATATCTTAGTATAATACGTTGGTATTAT
It encodes:
- the LOC108850853 gene encoding aspartic proteinase CDR1-like translates to MSFATRMMSMTLSFQIIAALLFITATASSSTSPSGFTMDLIHRRTNSSSSQRSNTDDQLRSSPYSDLVFDTYEYLMKLQIGTPPVEIEAVLDTGSEHVWTQCLPCLNCYKQRNPIFDPSKSSTYKQKQCNTPNDPSCDYELIYGDKSYSKGSFASETVTLKSTSGQSYVMPKTVIGCSHNSSGFKTTGSGIVGLNWGPLSLISQMGKNMLGAISYCFSPEGTSKINFGRNAIVSGNGTVSTPMFTKKEEPGTYYLNLDAVSVEETRIETLGTPFHAVDGNTVIDSGAAVTYLPTSYCSLVREAVEKFVTAERVTYGDNSLCYKTNTLDVFPVITMHFSGGADLVLDKNNTYMSFGQDICLVILCGAEEAVFGNRAQNNFLVGYDHSSRLVSFKPTDCGVTQDIPRDSISAALVLQFNVKFVFFIFVLSLMRL